Proteins encoded by one window of Kwoniella shivajii chromosome 8, complete sequence:
- a CDS encoding 1,3-beta-glucan synthase component FKS1: protein MSYNQPPPGPKHQPSSYSSGSSDPFNGHSLPYDNAPPLPTNAGAYGHADATTNPGAGVAPPGQAGQYAPYFDTEAEMRGRMEGGGRGAETWASDSGYNGYYQSSEYHGQPGYVPSRASTPTFTEGSRDGHRPREPYPAWTQEANIPLSKEEIEDVLIDLANKFGFQKDSSRNVYDFLMIQLDSRASRMSPNQALLTLHADYIGGEHANYRKWYFASQLDLDDAIGAVQNPGLSRVRSVARRGKGAKGKTAPATAQEKSLDSATNRWRTAMNNMSQYDRLRQVALYLLCWGEAAQVRFMPECLCFIFKCADDYYRSPECQNRVEAVPEGLYLRAVVKPLYKFLRDQGYEVVDGRFLKRENDHDKTIGYDDVNQLFWYPEGVSRIVLTDKTRLVDIPPAQRFMKFDRIDWNKVFFKTYLEKRSFFHLLVNFNRIWVLHISVFWFYTAYNAPSIYSQKGSTKATTPMAWSVTALGGAVASLIMIAATLAEFSYIPTTWNNTSHLTRRLIFLLIILGITGAPTIYIAFWNQTGRISLILGIVQFFVAVVATAAFATLPSGRMFGDRVAGKSRKYLANQTFTASYPKLSRNSRAASFLLWFLIFGCKFTESYFFLTLSFRDPIKVMVGMKVQNCHDKYLGSGLCTNQPAFALTVMFVMDLTLFFLDTFLWYVIWNTVFSIARSFAIGMSIWTPWADIFARLPKRIYAKVLATADMEVKYKPKVLVSQVWNAVIISMYREHLLSIEHVQKLLYHQVQSDQPGKRTLRAPAFFISQGDKGVKTEFFPKGSEAERRISFFAQSLTTAIPEPIPVEAMPTFTVLVPHYSEKILLSLREIIREEDQNTRVTLLEYLKQLHPIEWDNFVRDTKILAEESNMFNGTNPFGGDEKAEAKKADDIPFYTIGFKSAAPEYTLRTRIWASLRAQTLYRTVSGFMNYSKAIKLLYRVENPEVVQLFGGNTDQLERELERMARRKFKFVVSMQRYSKFNKEEHENAEFLLRAYPDLQIAYLDEEPPRKDGGESRIFSALVDGHSEILPNGRRRPKFRIELPGNPILGDGKSDNQNHAIVFYRGEYLQLIDANQDNYLEECLKIRNVLGEFEEFRVSNQSPYAPNGHQQFEKFPVAILGAREYIFSENIGILGDIAAGKEQTFGTLAARSLSFIGGKLHYGHPDFLNAIYMNTRGGVSKAQKGLHLNEDIYAGMMAFGRGGRIKHSEYYQCGKGRDLGFGTILNFQTKIGTGMGEQMLSREYYYLGTQLPIDRFLTFYYGHPGFHINNILVMCSVQVFMLALVFLGTLNKQLVVCKYSSAGDILPGQSGCYNLQPVFKWIKRCIISIFIVFWVAFVPLFVQELTERGAGRAILRLCKHFLSLSPVFEVFSTQIYMHSILNNLTFGGARYIATGRGFATTRISFSILYSRFAGPSIYLGLRTLILLLYITLSVWVPHLIYFWITVVSLCVAPFLFNPHQFSYSDFVIDYREFLRWMSRGNSRTHANSWVGYCRLSRTRITGFKRKRLGLPSEKLSSDVPRAPWKAIVVGEIIGPICLAALFVICYLFVKSFTVDGKTQPGLLRIAIIALGPIVFNMALLITLFLISVFLGPCLNSYTNQFGATMAAIAHFGAVVGMVAFFEFLWFLELWDTSHAVLGIIAVISVQRCIFKILIAVFLSREFKHDETNRAWWTGVWFNRGLGSHALSQPAREFIVKTIEMGLYSADFIACHLLLFLLTPPMLIPYFDRLHATMLFWLAPSQQIRPPIYSFRQRSQRRKIVFTYSIVYILIQAIFVALIVLPLLFKGVIGLTPDSVPFGAVI, encoded by the exons ATGTCATATAACCAACCTCCCCCTGGTCCCAAACATCAACCCTCTTCCTATTCCTCAGGCTCATCGGACCCATTTAATGGTCATTCACTGCCTTATGACAACGCTCCTCCTCTTCCCACCAACGCCGGCGCTTATGGCCATGCCGATGCTACGACGAACCCCGGTGCCGGTGTAGCTCCTCCCGGTCAAGCGGGTCAATATGCTCCTTACTTTGATACCGAAGCTGAGATGCGGGGACGgatggaaggtggtggaCGAGGAGCAGAGACTTGGGCCAGTGATAGCGGTTACA ATGGCTACTACCAATCATCTGAATACCACGGTCAACCCGGTTACGTACCTTCTCGAGCTTCTACCCCTACTTTCACCGAAGGAAGCAGAGATGGGCATCGACCCAGAGAGCCTTAT CCCGCATGGACCCAAGAGGCAAATATCCCCTTGTCCaaggaagagatcgaagatgtcTTAATCGACTTGGCGAATAAATTTGGTTTCCAGAAAGACTCCTCTCGAAACGTTTACGACTTCTTGATGATTCAATTAGACTCGAGAGCATCTCGAATGTCACCTAATCAAGCTCTTCTCACTCTTCATGCTGACTATATCGGTGGTGAACATGCCAATTACAGAAAGTGGTACTTTGCGTCTCAACTCGATCTGGACGATGCCATCGGTGCTGTCCAAAACCCTGGTCTCTCAAGAGTCCGATCGGTAGCAAGAAGGGGTAAGGGCGCCAAAGGAAAGACCGCTCCAGCTACTGCTCAAGAGAAATCACTTGATTCCGCGACAAACCGATGGAGAACAGCTATGAACAACATGTCTCAATACGATCGACTTCGACAAGTAGCGTTGTATCTTTTATGTTGGGGTGAAGCGGCTCAAGTCAGATTCATGCCAGAATGTCtttgcttcatcttcaaatgcGCCGATGATTACTACCGATCACCTGAATGTCAAAATCGAGTCGAAGCTGTGCCCGAAGGTCTCTACCTTCGAGCTGTGGTCAAGCCTCTTTACAAGTTCTTAAGAGATCAAGGCTATGAAGTGGTAGATGGTCGATTTTTGAAACGAGAGAATGATCATGACAAGACTATCGGTTATGACGACGTCAACCAACTCTTCTGGTACCCAGAAGGTGTCAGCAGAATTGTCCTAACGGATAAG ACCCGTCTCGTCGACATCCCCCCTGCTCAACGATTTATGAAATTCGACAGGATCGACTGGAACAAGGTTTTCTTCAAGACCTACCTCGAGAAGcgatccttcttccatctccttgTCAACTTTAACCGAATCTGGGTCCTTCATATTTCCGTCTTCTGGTTCTACACTGCTTACAACGCACCTTCAATCTACTCTCAGAAGGGTTCAACAAAAGCCACCACTCCTATGGCCTGGTCCGTCACTGCTTTAGGTGGTGCCGTTGCCTCATTGATTATGATCGCCGCTACTCTTGCTGAATTCTCTTATATCCCTACTACCTGGAACAACACTTCTCACCTTACCCGACGACTGATCTTCCTCCTTATCATCCTCGGTATCACCGGTGCTCCCACTATCTACATCGCTTTCTGGAATCAAACAGGTCGCATATCATTGATTCTTGGTATCGTCCAATTTTTCGTCGCTGTCGTTGCTACCGCCGCTTTCGCCACCTTGCCCTCTGGACGAATGTTTGGTGATCGAGTTGCAGGCAAGTCAAGAAAATACCTAGCCAATCAAACGTTCACCGCTTCTTACCCTAAACTATCAAGGAACAGCCGAGCCGCTTCTTTTTTACTCTGGTTCTTGATTTTCGGATGTAAATTCACTGAatcatacttcttcttgacgTTGTCTTTCCGTGATCCCATCAAAGTAATGGTTGGAATGAAGGTGCAAAATTGTCACGACAAATACCTTGGTAGTGGATTATGTACAAATCAACCCGCCTTCGCTTTAACGGTCATGTTCGTCATGGATTtgaccctcttcttcttggacaCTTTCCTCTGGTATGTTATCTGGAACACCGTCTTCTCCATCGCAAGAAGTTTCGCTATTGGAATGTCAATCTGGACTCCCTGGGCCGATATTTTCGCTCGATTGCCAAAGAGAATATACGCAAAAGTTCTCGCCACTGCTGATATGGAAGTGAAATACAAGCCAAAGGTGCTCGTCTCACAAGTTTGGAACGCcgtcatcatttccatgtACCGGGAACATCTCTTATCCATCGAGCACGTGCAAAAACTACTCtatcatcaagttcaatccGACCAGCCTGGCAAACGAACTCTCCGAGCCCctgccttcttcatctcacaAGGTGACAAGGGTGTCAAAACGGAATTCTTCCCTAAAGGAAGTGAAGCAGAACGAcgaatctctttctttgctcAATCCCTTACGACTGCCATTCCCGAACCTATCCCAGTCGAAGCCATGCCAACTTTCACCGTTCTTGTCCCTCATTACTCTGAGAAAATCTTGCTATCCCTTCGAGAGATCATCCGTGAAGAAGACCAAAACACACGAGTCACCCTTCTGGAGTATCTCAAACAGCTTCACCCAATCGAATGGGACAACTTTGTGCGAGACACCAAGATTTTGGCGGAAGAATCAAATATGTTCAACGGTACCAATCCATTTGGCGGTGACGAAAAAGCGGAAGCTAAAAAGGCAGATGATATTCCTTTCTACACCATTGGTTTCAAATCAGCTGCTCCTGAGTACACCTTACGAACCCGAATTTGGGCATCTCTTCGTGCACAAACTCTTTACCGAACGGTCTCTGGTTTCATGAATTACTCCAAGGCTATCAAATTGCTCTACCGTGTGGAGAATCCAGAAGTAGTACAACTCTTCGGCGGAAACACAGATCAACTTGAACGTGAACTCGAACGAATGGCTAGACGGAAGTTCAAATTTGTCGTTTCAATGCAAAGATACTCCAAATTCAACAAAGAAGAACACGAAAACGCTGAATTCTTGCTCCGAGCTTATCCCGATTTACAAATCGCTTATCTCGATGAGGAACCCCCTAGGAAAGACGGTGGTGAATCTAGAATCTTCTCAGCTCTCGTTGATGGTCATTCCGAAATATTACCCAACGGTAGAAGAAGGCCCAAGTTCAGGATTGAATTACCCGGTAACCCAATTTTAGGAGATGGTAAATCCGATAACCAAAATCATGCTATCGTTTTCTACCGAGGGGAATATCTACAACTTATCGATGCGAACCAAGACAATTATTTGGAAGAATGTTTGAAAATCCGAAATGTCCTTGGTGAATTCGAAGAGTTCAGAGTTTCAAACCAATCGCCTTATGCTCCCAACGGTCATCAACAATTCGAGAAATTCCCAGTAGCCATTTTAGGTGCCAGAGAATATATCTTCTCCGAAAATATTGGTATTTTAGGTGATATTGCCGCTGGTAAAGAACAGACTTTCGGTACCCTCGCTGCGAGATCCTTGTCGTTCATCGGTGGTAAATTACATTATGGTCATCCTGATTTCCTCAACGCTATCTACATGAATACCCGAGGTGGTGTATCCAAGGCACAAAAAGGATTACACTTGAACGAAGATATTTATGCCGGTATGATGGCTTTCGGCAGAGGTGGTAGAATCAAGCATTCAGAGTATTATCAATGTGGTAAAGGAAGAGATTTGGGTTTCGGTACTATCCTCAATTTCCAAACTAAGATCGGTACTGGTATGGGTGAACAAATGTTATCACGAGAGTACTACTATCTAGGTACCCAACTACCCATCGACAGATTCTTAACCTTTTATTACGGTCATCCCGGTTTCcatatcaacaacatcctCGTCATGTGTTCGGTACAAGTATTCATGCTCGCCCTTGTCTTCCTCGGAACATTGAACAAGCAACTCGTTGTGTGTAAATACAGCTCTGCTGGTGATATCTTACCCGGTCAAAGTGGATGTTACAACCTTCAACCTGTGTTCAAGTGGATCAAGCGATGTAttatctccatcttcatcgtcttctggGTCGCTTTCGTTCCTCTCTTCGTGCAAGAACTTACCGAACGAGGCGCTGGACGAGCTATCCTTCGACTTTGTAAACATTTCTTATCCCTCTCACCGGTATTCGAAGTGTTCTCTACGCAAATCTACATGCACTCGATCTTGAACAATTTGACATTTGGTGGAGCGAGATATATCGCTACTGGACGAGGTTTCGCAACCACCAGAATCTCATTCAGTATCCTTTA CTCCCGATTCGCTGGACCATCCATCTACCTCGGTCTTCGAACactgattcttcttctttacatCACTCTATCCGTCTGGGTACCACATTTGATCTACTTCTGGATTACTGTAGTCAGTTTATGTGTCGCACCGTTCCTGTTCAACCCTCATCAATTCTCCTACTCTGATTTCGTCATCGACTACCGAGAGTTCCTTCGATGGATGTCCCGTGGTAACTCTCGAACTCACGCCAACTCCTGGGTTGGCTATTGTCGATTATCGCGAACTCGAATCACCGGTTTCAAGCGAAAGAGACTCGGTCTTCCTTCAGAGAAGCTATCCTCCGACGTGCCAAGAGCTCCTTGGAAGGCTATAGTCGTCGGCGAGATCATTGGACCTATTTGTCTCGCTGCGCTCTTCGTGATCTGTTATCTTTTCGTAAAATCGTTTACTGTGGATGGGAAAACTCAACCTGGTCTATTGAGAATCGCCATCATTGCTCTCGGTCCTATCGTCTTCAACATGGCCTTATTGATAActcttttcttgatctccGTCTTCCTTGGTCCTTGT CTCAACTCATACACAAATCAATTTGGAGCTACTATGGCTGCCATCGCTCATTTCGGTGCAGTTGTCGGTATGGTCGCATTCTTCGAGTTTTTATGGTTCCTCGAGTTATGGGACACTTCCCATGCGGTATTAGGTATCATCGCCGTTATCTCTGTCCAACGATGTATCTTCAAGATCCTCATTGCTGTATTCTTATCAAGAGAATTTAAACACGACGAGACAAACCGAGCTTGGTGGACAGGTGTATGGTTTAATAGAGGATTAGGATCGCACGCTTTGTCCCAACCCGCAAGAGAATTTATTGTTAAAACTATCGAAATGGGTCTTTACTCTGCCGACTTTATCGCCTGTCACTTGTTGCTATTCCTCTTGACCCCGCCCATGTTAATACCATACTTTGATCGATTACATGCTACCATGTTGTTCTGGTTAGCTCCAAGTCAACAGATCAGACCACCGATCTACAGTTTCAGacaaagaagtcaaagaaggaagattgtCTTTACAT ATTCAATCGTCTACATCCTTATTCAAGCTATCTTTGTCGCTTTGATAGTGCTTCCTTTGTTGTTCAAAGGTGTCATCGGACTTACCCCCGATTCAGTGCCTTTCGGTGCCGTCATTTAA